TTTAAGTTCTGCTGTTACGAGAGACAGCTCTTGAAAGAACTCATAGGCGTGAGACATTTACCGCTTTATGCGATCTCACCGAGCTGGTCGTTCAGCAACCTGTGCTAGAAACATCCTGTAGAGTTTGAAATATTAAGAAATTAGTATGCGTAGGAAACTGTGGCTTAAGTCGTGAAGGCATACAACTTCTATCCTGATCTTTCATCATGAGTATTTGTTTAGGAGATTAAAATTGCAAGGAAATTTGCAAAGCACCTCAGAAATAACTTGAGACAGTAATCTTCGAGCAATTGTAAGGTGGCACATTTCAGGAACACCCACGTCAGCTCTGAAAGTGAATGTTGAAGAATGTCCAGTTAGTATGAAGTTATAAGCAGCCACACAGGGCACTTGCAGTCTTTCTTAGACTGCACCCTCTGTGTTTGTAGCAGGAAGACGAACAATAAGTGCTAGCGTAGGGCGTACTTTACTTCGTACGGCGGAATGCTGTGGGGAATGAAAGAGCAAATGTACAAATAGGTGCAATCCTTAAATGGAGCAGTATGCCTCTGAATTTCTAGAGAATGCCATCAATGAGATTTTAAACTAATACTTACTGTTTAGTGCCTCTTACTTCTGCAGTGTTATGAGATATCTTTAGTAATAAAATAACATAAAGCGGTTCTGTGGTTGGAAGAATGGTTTaagaataattttttcataattttacttcCGTGGTATATTTTGTACATGTAAAGGACAAAAATAGCATTATCCAGAGGGATGGAGTAGTACCCTACTTTTTAAAATAAGTAACACTATCTTGAATAATAAAAGGCGAATCCTTGCATTCTTCACAGTCCAAAGCAATGCAGTGGTCGTTCTGTCTGTATCAGTATACATTTCTACTGGAGACGTTTATTGCATCGCTCCAGGTGCATCAGCAAAATGTACAGTCTGTCCCGCCGATTAATACTGAAACAGATATAAAGTACTTCAAAACTAAAGGAAATTGTACAGGAACGGAACAATAGACTCGCTCTGAGAAGACGGTACTTTAAGTTACTGACTGAAGTGAATGTGCTGGCCTTACAATTCGCCTGACTAATATCAGTTGTTGCTTAGACAGGACTGTGATGAGATGGCAAGCTTGAAATACTGAAGAAGGTACATGGTGCTACATAGGTCACTGCGCGATTTGCAGGTCTTCCTCGTCGCCGCCGTGGCAGTGGCCGTGGCCAGGCCCGGCTACCTGGGCGCCGCCCACGGCGTGGTCGCCGCCGCCCCAGCTCTGGTGGCCGCGCCCCACGCCGTCGTCGCCGCCCACGCCGTGCACCCGGGCTACGCCGCCTACGGCCCGGCGCACATCGCCGTCGGACCCGGCGGCTACGTGCTGGACACCCCTGAGGTGGCCGCCACCAGGGCCGCCCACCTGACCGCCGTCGCCCAGACGCAGGCCCGCGACGCCCACATCAACggcgccgccgcccacgccgccgccgccgcccacgccgtcGTCGCCGCCCCCGTGCTCGCCGGCGGTCACGGCCTACTCGCTGGCCACGGACTTGCCTACGGCCACGGAATCCACGGAATCCACGGCTAGACCACGCAGCTGATGACAGTCGCCACCTCACTGGACGCCGCATCACACCTCACGCCCATACCTGCTCACCTCATGTACAATCACCTTTATTTTGTTTGAAAGAACACGAcctttatttataaataaacacgTATTACTGCAGGTAGTGTTGACGAAGTTATTGATCCTTCCTCCTTTAATTTCACACTTATATCAGTGCTCTACTACTTAAGATGAGAGCTTCACATACTGGAGGTACCgcgccaataaaatatttcattaagagTGAGTGCTATTCAATTACGACACAGAGTTATTCTGACACCCTGAGTAACTGACAAGAAGAGCAATTACGCATTACACTCTACTTTCAGGTCCAACTGCACTACATTACTGTCAACAAGAGCATTTTAAATACACTAGACATactttgtcttttatttcaacatatattgaaacgtccccttagaacaattattcatgactgtgcttaaactgacacacaatatttttagcgcaacgcaaactgagtttcaaaaatccctacaaaagaatggccctgactaacattaacctatacctttcacaaataacttacctcacaaaaatcttggttagtccaactactgcaatacagcgagcgccactattgccagctaaagaaaagattcaaactactgaaggcacgaactactgataggcatagttagcaaatgaaagatttgtatagagaacaaacaatgtatttaccttaatagtcatcaaaagtcataatgtatataggaattcatgacatccagtcttacaaatttcaaaactccgccatgtctctccccacatccaccactgctggcggctaatctccaactgcgcaacgctacgcgctgttaacatccaacactacaatggcagacaacaatgcaaactacccacagactgcgcacagcacagccagtgatttttcatacagagcgctacgtggcgttaccaataagaaaacctaaaagcctacttacaatatgtcccAAGTATTTTCTTTATATGTACTGAGAGTACTTATTCATACACAAAAAACCGTAGTGATTTACTGCGTTGCTGCTACGTTGCACCACATAAAGGCCATCATCATTAGTGCTTTACTCGTACAGTCCTCTGGAATATTTTCCGACCGTAAAATTGATGAGcggttgaaatctggtttcgcaggatagagcggatcaggttatggttatggagggggccgtaatcagttactgtgagttgcacaaaacacacaaatttttattttcctaagaGCCACTTAATTActcattgccttaaaaggatcaaaataaaccaatatggctgaaggcctagttcagaaaacttgagatacctcctgggatgaaggcccaaaaccacactaaaaacaagaacggctgaaggtctgaacacaagttataaaaaattgttttaaagaatacatgcggctgaaggccttactttaaaaaaatatttcacgtaaatactcagctgaaggctacacacaagacattgaacaactcagggcttagggcctggatagcaagaatttcagatagcgcaatttaaataaaatcgttttaaacaaatgaatcttgaaattttaatttaagagggc
This genomic interval from Schistocerca cancellata isolate TAMUIC-IGC-003103 chromosome 3, iqSchCanc2.1, whole genome shotgun sequence contains the following:
- the LOC126177022 gene encoding cuticle protein 63-like, whose translation is MKVLLVFLVAAVAVAVARPGYLGAAHGVVAAAPALVAAPHAVVAAHAVHPGYAAYGPAHIAVGPGGYVLDTPEVAATRAAHLTAVAQTQARDAHINGAAAHAAAAAHAVVAAPVLAGGHGLLAGHGLAYGHGIHGIHG